One Thalassophryne amazonica chromosome 10, fThaAma1.1, whole genome shotgun sequence genomic region harbors:
- the cpox gene encoding oxygen-dependent coproporphyrinogen-III oxidase, mitochondrial produces MAQSAVRQCFRPHFKALCNAGKLYVPAYPAVTLFPGTRWFCARTGVRLMSHGSAGWAATGQASRRGALLARGVATATAAAAVAGLLANAGHFQRAQMATRVPQAVEQEGDIPERCRRFMSPPVTDIGVLQERKEDIRTRMEMLIMETQAEFCRALEEVDGGTFQVDRWERKEGGGGISCVMQDGKVFEKAGVNVSVVSGNLTEEAAKQMTSRGKVLKGKDGKLPFTAMGVSCVIHPKNPHIPTVHFNYRYFEVEEEDGSKQWWFGGGTDLTPVYINTEDAFHFHNTLKEACDKHHPQYYPDFKKWCDRYFYIRHRGETRGIGGIFFDDLDTPSQEEAFSFVKSCARTVVPCYLPIVHKHLNDSFTAEEKAWQQIRRGRYVEFNLVYDRGVKFGLATPGSRVESIIMSLPLTARWEYMHEPAKNTREAEMLEALRKPKEWV; encoded by the exons ATGGCTCAAAGTGCCGTCCGACAGTGTTTTCGTCCACATTTTAAGGCGCTGTGTAACGCCGGAAAGCTGTACGTGCCCGCATACCCGGCGGTGACTTTGTTTCCGGGGACGAGATGGTTCTGCGCGAGAACCGGGGTACGGCTTATGTCCCATGGGAGCGCAGGCTGGGCTGCGACTGGACAAGCCAGCAGAAGGGGAGCGCTGCTGGCGCGCGGAGTCGCAACGGCGACAGCAGCGGCGGCCGTGGCTGGTCTTTTGGCCAACGCCGGTCACTTTCAGCGCGCCCAAATGGCTACGAGAGTCCCGCAGGCAGTAGAACAGGAGGGCGACATCCCGGAGAGATGCCGGAGATTCATGTCTCCTCCGGTGACCGACATCGGCGTGTTGCAGGAGAGGAAAGAGGATATACGCACAAGGATGGAGATGCTGATCATGGAGACGCAGGCGGAGTTCTGCAGAGCTCTGGAGGAGGTGGACGGTGGTACGTTCCAGGTGGaccgatgggagaggaaggaag GTGGTGGAGGAATCAGCTGTGTAATGCAGGATGGAAAGGTGTTTGAGAAGGCTGGGGTCAATGTATCAGTGGTGTCTGGGAACCTGACGGAGGAGGCTGCCAAGCAAATGACGAGCAGAGGGAAGGTACTCAAAGGAAAAGATG GTAAACTGCCTTTCACTGCCATGGGGGTGAGCTGTGTTATCCACCCAAAGAATCCCCACATCCCCACAGTGCACTTTAACTACAGATACTTTGAAGTTGAAGAAGAAGATG GCTCTAAGCAGTGGTGGTTTGGTGGCGGCACTGACCTGACTCCCGTCTATATCAATACGGAAGATGCATTTCACTTCCACAACACCCTGAAAGAAGCATGTGACAAACACCACCCTCAGTACTACCCCGACTTCAAGAAGTG GTGTGACAGATACTTCTACATCCGCCACAGAGGTGAGACTCGAGGTATAGGAGGGATCTTCTTCGACGACCTGGACACGCCAAGTCAAGAGGAAGCCTTCAGTTTTGTGAAAAGCTGTGCGCGCACAGTGGTGCCCTGCTATCTGCCCATCGTACACAAACACCTCAACGATTCCTTTACAGCTGAGGAGAAAGCGTGGCAGCAGATTCGGCGTGGCAG gTATGTCGAGTTCAACCTGGTGTATGACAGGGGAGTAAAGTTTGGCTTGGCCACTCCTGGCTCCAGAGTTGAGAGCATCATCATGTCACTGCCGTTAACTGCCAG GTGGGAGTACATGCACGAGCCTGCCAAGAATACCCGGGAGGCTGAGATGCTTGAAGCTTTACGAAAACCTAAGGAGTGGGTGTGA